The following coding sequences are from one Nicotiana tabacum cultivar K326 chromosome 1, ASM71507v2, whole genome shotgun sequence window:
- the LOC107821520 gene encoding uncharacterized protein LOC107821520, translated as MSNLSKLEFVALDISGKNYLSWVLDAEIHLAAKGLGNTITQGNEASSQDKAKAMIFLRHHLDEGLKIEYLTVKDPLELWTGLKERYDHLKATVLPRTRYEWMHLRLQDFKTVSEYNSAVFRITSQLKLCGEVMNDEDLLEKTLTTFHASNMVLQQQYREKGFKSILN; from the coding sequence ATGTCAAATTTGTCAAAGCTTGagtttgtggcacttgacatttcTGGAAAGAATTACCTATCATGGGTTCTCGATGCTGAGATTCACTTAGCCGCTAAAGGCCTTGGTAACACCATTACTCAGGGTAATGAGGCATCAAGCCAGGACAAGGCGAAGgctatgattttccttcgtcatcatttGGATGAAGGTTTGAAGATTGAATATTTAACAgtgaaagatccacttgaattgtgGACTGGCCTGAAGGAAAGGTATGATCACCTTAAGGCTACGGTATTGCCAAGGACTCGATATGAGTGGATGCACTTACGATTGCAAGAttttaaaaccgtaagtgagtataactCTGCTGTATTTCGAATAacttcccaattgaaattatgtggggAAGTTATGAATGATGAGGATTTGCTGGAAAAAACTCTTACAACTTTCCATGCCTCAAATATGGTATTACAACAgcaataccgtgaaaaaggttttaaaagTATTCTGAATTGA